A genome region from Patescibacteria group bacterium includes the following:
- a CDS encoding NUDIX domain-containing protein, with protein sequence MNKKPTAGTGVIILKDNKVLLGKRNEDPEKADSLLHGEGTWTLPGGKLDFREDILNCAWRETYEETGIKINKGKLKLISVTNDVVEDAHFVTIGFVCDDFEGEARVMEPDITEWQWFELDNLPRPMFFPSEKMIKNFINKENKF encoded by the coding sequence ATAAATAAAAAGCCAACAGCCGGGACTGGCGTGATAATTCTTAAAGACAATAAGGTTTTGCTTGGGAAGAGAAACGAGGATCCTGAAAAGGCTGATAGTTTGCTTCATGGAGAGGGAACCTGGACATTGCCAGGAGGAAAGCTTGATTTCAGAGAAGATATACTGAATTGTGCGTGGAGAGAAACATATGAGGAAACAGGCATAAAAATAAATAAGGGGAAGCTGAAATTAATAAGCGTAACAAATGATGTGGTAGAAGATGCTCACTTTGTTACGATTGGTTTTGTTTGTGATGATTTTGAGGGGGAAGCTAGGGTTATGGAGCCAGATATCACTGAATGGCAATGGTTTGAATTAGATAATTTACCACGTCCTATGTTTTTCCCAAGTGAGAAGATGATAAAAAATTTTATTAATAAAGAAAACAAGTTTTAA
- a CDS encoding 1-acyl-sn-glycerol-3-phosphate acyltransferase gives MKKIDSRKDKILIVLAVYTIGTLLGVLVLFLRIIRVIRVLNWDRFPKYHRNLELFKHGLIVVSNHPSLLEPLLVSALFFGQYITHPFKLSPWNIAEVRNYKKWYWQWASTRIIWVDRKNSEKAKQTFIKVKNTVNSGGLVVIFPEGGRTFKREKLYSRTGNKQIAILQEGIGLLIRKTDAPVLFIWVEGSDEFFPNTIWIEGKRNKFPFPRFWKKITIKIGQIVRFEKVSKEEITQQVAAHLLKLADEEE, from the coding sequence ATGAAAAAGATAGACAGCAGAAAAGACAAAATTCTTATTGTATTAGCAGTATATACAATAGGTACTCTTCTTGGAGTATTGGTACTTTTTTTAAGAATAATTAGAGTAATTAGAGTTTTGAACTGGGATCGTTTTCCAAAATATCACCGAAACCTAGAATTATTTAAACATGGACTAATTGTAGTTTCTAATCATCCTTCTTTGTTAGAACCGTTATTAGTCTCAGCTTTATTTTTTGGCCAATATATAACTCATCCGTTTAAGCTTTCTCCTTGGAATATTGCTGAGGTAAGAAATTACAAAAAATGGTATTGGCAATGGGCAAGCACTCGAATAATTTGGGTTGATAGAAAAAATTCAGAAAAAGCCAAGCAAACTTTTATTAAGGTAAAAAATACTGTTAATTCGGGAGGACTTGTTGTTATTTTTCCAGAAGGAGGAAGGACATTCAAAAGAGAAAAATTATATAGCAGAACAGGCAATAAACAAATTGCAATTCTGCAGGAAGGAATTGGTTTATTGATTAGAAAAACAGATGCTCCAGTTCTTTTTATTTGGGTAGAAGGGAGCGATGAATTTTTCCCAAATACAATCTGGATTGAAGGAAAGAGAAATAAATTCCCATTTCCAAGATTTTGGAAAAAGATAACTATAAAAATAGGACAGATTGTAAGGTTTGAAAAAGTAAGTAAAGAAGAAATTACTCAACAAGTTGCAGCTCATCTTTTGAAATTAGCAGATGAAGAAGAGTAG